One stretch of Planococcus sp. PAMC 21323 DNA includes these proteins:
- a CDS encoding DegV family protein — MKKIAWITDTAAQLEDHFIQKHDVYVLPLGVVFSDGEYRESIDLTKEEFYDKLKIAKVSPKTSQPAIGEMLELYEKLEAEGYDFAVAVHLSSGLSGTFETAQAASEMTDFQVYTIDSQIGSFPMVKMIEVGNRLFEDGKTIEEVVATLTEMTQKSKLSFIPSSLAQLHKSGRVSGTQAFISNLLNIKLVISFVDGKPVMTEKVRTNKRAKDYVMSVLRADMAKGTVPEVAVIHCNNAPDSEIWKAELLQEFPNLKVEVTALSVCVAVHAGDGTTGLSWVSYSK, encoded by the coding sequence ATGAAGAAGATAGCTTGGATTACGGACACAGCTGCACAACTCGAAGATCACTTTATCCAAAAACATGACGTCTATGTATTGCCACTGGGTGTTGTTTTTTCAGATGGGGAATACAGAGAATCCATTGACCTAACAAAAGAAGAATTTTACGATAAATTAAAAATAGCAAAAGTTTCACCAAAAACATCACAACCGGCGATTGGTGAGATGCTTGAGTTATACGAAAAATTAGAAGCAGAAGGCTATGATTTTGCTGTTGCTGTTCACTTATCAAGTGGTTTATCAGGTACATTTGAAACGGCACAAGCAGCTTCTGAAATGACAGACTTTCAAGTATACACAATCGATTCACAAATTGGCTCTTTTCCAATGGTGAAAATGATTGAAGTCGGTAATCGTTTGTTCGAAGATGGCAAAACAATCGAAGAAGTGGTCGCAACCCTTACTGAAATGACACAGAAGTCAAAACTGTCATTTATCCCTTCAAGTTTAGCGCAATTGCATAAAAGTGGACGCGTTTCAGGAACGCAGGCATTTATTAGTAATTTGCTGAACATTAAATTGGTCATAAGTTTTGTTGACGGAAAGCCTGTAATGACTGAAAAAGTGCGAACAAATAAACGAGCTAAAGATTATGTGATGTCGGTGTTGCGCGCAGATATGGCGAAGGGGACAGTTCCAGAAGTGGCTGTGATTCATTGCAACAACGCACCAGATTCAGAAATTTGGAAAGCCGAGTTATTGCAGGAGTTTCCAAATCTAAAAGTAGAAGTGACCGCACTGAGTGTCTGTGTAGCAGTACACGCAGGTGACGGAACGACTGGTTTGAGTTGGGTTAGTTATTCAAAATAA
- a CDS encoding BCCT family transporter: protein MKKYGSKTDWPVLLISGGLLVAFVIAAFINIEFVSNSVNQSFDFAVNYFGAFWQVLLLGTFFIALFLGFSKYGKVRLGAMDKPEVPYFKWIAMIMTTLLAGGGVFWAAAEPMYHFLDVSPNFAGSGVESGTKSAIVPAFAQSYLHWGFLAWSILGTLGTIVLMYAHYQKGMPLKPRTLLYPLLGEKIMKNSVLGTIIDASAVIAVAAGTIGPIGFLGLQAAYGMEALFGVPNNLFTQVTIIIIVVAIATISAITGLRKGIQFLSNLNILITLVLMAAILVLGPGGFIFDTFLAATGVHLQEFLSMSTFRGDSVWLGSWTIFFWGWFLGYGPMMAIFIATITRGRTIRELILAVSITAPIVTAFWFTVVGGTGMFYELAQPGIVSNALNTAGMPAAMVAITQQLPLSSLIAPLFLVVTVLFVVTTADSMAYTISVAITGDGHPPKSMRVFWAIVMGAVAIVLLMISEGGVQAIQSFIVVTAMPVSVLLLPTFWAAPKAAKIMFEDQFGRTAKSKSRATGTNPLKDV, encoded by the coding sequence TTGAAGAAGTATGGATCGAAGACAGATTGGCCCGTGCTGTTAATCAGTGGTGGGTTACTGGTCGCTTTTGTTATTGCAGCATTTATCAATATAGAGTTTGTGTCGAATAGTGTAAATCAATCATTTGATTTTGCCGTTAACTATTTCGGTGCATTTTGGCAAGTCTTGTTATTGGGAACATTCTTTATTGCACTTTTTTTAGGATTTTCGAAATACGGCAAGGTCCGGCTTGGTGCTATGGACAAGCCAGAAGTTCCTTATTTTAAATGGATTGCGATGATCATGACAACCTTATTAGCAGGCGGAGGCGTATTTTGGGCAGCCGCAGAACCGATGTATCATTTTCTCGATGTCTCGCCTAATTTTGCAGGTTCAGGTGTAGAGTCGGGTACTAAGAGCGCCATTGTTCCTGCCTTTGCACAATCCTATTTGCATTGGGGATTTCTTGCGTGGTCGATTCTTGGAACGCTTGGAACGATTGTATTAATGTATGCTCATTACCAAAAAGGCATGCCGTTAAAACCACGTACACTATTGTATCCGTTGCTCGGTGAAAAAATTATGAAAAACAGCGTATTAGGTACGATTATTGATGCATCGGCTGTTATCGCGGTCGCAGCCGGAACAATTGGACCGATTGGATTTCTCGGTTTGCAAGCAGCTTATGGTATGGAGGCATTGTTCGGCGTGCCGAATAACTTGTTTACGCAAGTAACCATCATTATCATTGTAGTAGCGATAGCGACCATTTCCGCTATTACAGGTTTGCGTAAAGGAATACAATTTTTAAGTAATTTGAATATCCTTATTACGCTAGTTTTAATGGCAGCTATTTTAGTGTTAGGACCAGGCGGGTTTATCTTTGATACGTTTCTTGCAGCAACTGGAGTTCATCTTCAAGAATTCCTGTCAATGAGTACGTTTAGAGGAGATTCAGTTTGGTTAGGTTCTTGGACCATCTTTTTCTGGGGTTGGTTCCTTGGATATGGACCAATGATGGCAATTTTCATCGCTACGATCACACGTGGACGCACAATTCGCGAATTGATTTTGGCTGTGTCAATTACAGCTCCAATCGTTACCGCATTTTGGTTTACAGTTGTTGGCGGAACGGGGATGTTTTATGAACTTGCTCAGCCAGGGATTGTATCAAACGCATTAAATACTGCGGGAATGCCGGCTGCAATGGTAGCTATTACACAACAATTGCCACTTAGTTCATTGATCGCTCCATTGTTCTTGGTCGTCACAGTCTTATTTGTTGTTACGACTGCAGACTCAATGGCGTATACGATTTCGGTAGCCATTACAGGTGATGGTCACCCACCGAAAAGCATGCGCGTTTTTTGGGCAATCGTCATGGGTGCGGTAGCAATTGTACTCTTAATGATTAGCGAAGGCGGCGTTCAAGCGATTCAATCGTTTATTGTCGTTACCGCAATGCCAGTTTCGGTGTTGTTATTACCGACGTTCTGGGCTGCGCCAAAAGCTGCGAAAATCATGTTTGAAGATCAATTTGGTAGAACTGCCAAATCGAAGAGTAGAGCTACTGGGACGAATCCATTAAAAGATGTATAA
- a CDS encoding thioredoxin domain-containing protein, giving the protein MTTYQENIAGFEKIDSTKAKELLKGDSEAVLYIGKEVCPFCKTFVQKLKEVADETATHVYHVNSVESDDMTGITSLRNEYNIPTVPGFIYKNGDTVNVKCDSSMDNEEIKAFINK; this is encoded by the coding sequence ATGACAACTTACCAAGAAAACATAGCAGGTTTTGAAAAAATTGATTCGACAAAAGCAAAAGAATTACTGAAAGGTGATTCTGAGGCCGTTCTTTACATAGGTAAAGAGGTTTGCCCTTTTTGTAAGACTTTCGTACAAAAACTAAAAGAAGTTGCAGATGAAACAGCTACTCATGTTTACCATGTAAACAGCGTAGAGTCAGATGATATGACAGGCATTACTTCGTTACGTAATGAATATAACATTCCAACAGTTCCTGGTTTCATTTATAAAAATGGTGATACAGTAAACGTGAAATGCGATTCATCTATGGACAATGAAGAAATTAAAGCCTTCATAAACAAATAA
- a CDS encoding MarR family winged helix-turn-helix transcriptional regulator — protein MTPNVELQNLNLIDLLSERQIATRRITEQAWDEESEIRISNSEWVIMAHIYKQQPTIASVTKNLDITRQAIHKFIKNLAAKGLVEVKNVENNKKEKCIRLTALGEVCHEKHEILKQRLEVQIANKIGADQLNILKDMLKADWGI, from the coding sequence TTGACGCCAAACGTGGAGTTGCAAAACTTAAACTTGATCGATTTATTAAGCGAACGTCAAATAGCAACACGACGAATTACAGAACAAGCTTGGGACGAGGAAAGTGAAATTCGCATCTCAAATTCTGAGTGGGTTATTATGGCTCATATATACAAACAGCAACCTACCATTGCGTCCGTCACTAAAAACTTAGATATCACTCGTCAAGCAATTCATAAATTTATTAAAAACTTAGCTGCTAAAGGTTTAGTGGAAGTAAAAAATGTGGAGAACAATAAAAAAGAAAAATGCATTCGATTAACTGCTTTAGGTGAAGTGTGTCATGAGAAACACGAAATATTGAAACAGCGGCTAGAAGTTCAAATCGCTAATAAAATTGGTGCCGATCAATTGAACATTTTGAAAGATATGTTGAAAGCTGATTGGGGAATTTAA
- a CDS encoding DHA2 family efflux MFS transporter permease subunit — translation MVSSQTLDNTQPFDLKKHIPLLAVLLSGAFITILNQTLLATALPPIMNDLQISESTVQWLQSIFMLVNGIMIPITAFLIGKFTTRSLFLTAMSLFAAGTLLAAVSPNFTFLLGGRVLQGAGAGIMMPLLQTVLFLIFPVSQRGKAMGMFGLIIAFAPAIGPSLSGYLVDHYPWRSVFYVVLPIAIIIIISAYFVLKNVTEQTNPKMDYLSIVLSTFGFGGILYGFSIAGNVGWLSPNVIISLVVGAIALYWFITRQLKLKQPILEFRVFKYRIFSIATSLGMIVFASMIATTVILPLFMQNLLGFDALHSGLMLLPGAILMGIMNPVTGALFDKYGAKWLLRIGFAILTITTFFFANLSEDTTFLYLSVLNAIRMVGIAMVMMPSTTLGLNQLPNHLIPHGTAMNNTFRQISGAIGTAVLVTVTVTAASDNSVAGAIHGVNMAFVVAGIVAAFGFLLSFAVKSPKPATKKN, via the coding sequence ATGGTCAGTTCACAAACTCTTGATAATACACAGCCGTTTGATTTGAAAAAGCATATTCCTCTTTTAGCTGTTTTGCTATCAGGTGCTTTTATCACTATTTTAAATCAAACTCTTTTGGCTACAGCCCTTCCGCCGATTATGAACGATCTTCAAATTAGCGAAAGTACAGTCCAATGGCTGCAGTCTATTTTTATGCTAGTTAACGGGATTATGATTCCCATTACCGCCTTTTTAATCGGTAAGTTTACGACGCGTAGTTTGTTTTTAACCGCTATGAGTTTGTTTGCAGCAGGAACCTTACTCGCTGCTGTCTCTCCTAACTTCACCTTTTTATTAGGCGGACGCGTGTTACAAGGGGCCGGCGCTGGAATTATGATGCCGCTCTTGCAGACCGTTCTTTTTTTAATTTTCCCCGTTTCACAACGAGGAAAAGCAATGGGTATGTTTGGCTTGATTATTGCCTTTGCACCTGCAATAGGACCTAGTTTGTCAGGTTACTTAGTTGATCACTATCCGTGGCGAAGTGTTTTTTATGTTGTCTTACCGATCGCGATCATCATTATCATTTCTGCTTATTTCGTTCTAAAAAACGTTACTGAGCAAACGAACCCCAAAATGGATTATTTATCAATTGTCCTTTCGACTTTCGGGTTTGGTGGAATTCTCTACGGCTTTAGTATCGCTGGGAACGTGGGCTGGCTCAGCCCGAACGTAATCATTTCGCTTGTCGTTGGTGCTATTGCGCTTTACTGGTTTATCACGAGACAATTAAAACTAAAACAACCCATTCTCGAATTCCGTGTCTTTAAATACCGCATCTTCTCCATCGCAACCTCACTTGGCATGATCGTCTTTGCTTCGATGATTGCGACAACCGTTATTTTGCCACTGTTTATGCAAAACTTACTTGGGTTTGACGCGTTGCATTCGGGGTTGATGTTGTTACCAGGTGCGATCCTTATGGGAATTATGAATCCTGTAACGGGTGCTCTTTTCGATAAATACGGTGCCAAATGGCTATTGCGCATTGGGTTTGCCATTTTAACCATCACGACTTTTTTCTTTGCAAACTTATCCGAAGATACAACGTTTCTTTATCTATCCGTGTTGAACGCTATTCGAATGGTGGGAATTGCTATGGTGATGATGCCATCCACTACGCTTGGGTTGAATCAATTGCCGAATCATTTAATTCCTCATGGTACGGCCATGAACAATACGTTCCGCCAAATTTCAGGAGCTATTGGAACCGCCGTTCTTGTAACAGTTACCGTTACCGCTGCTAGTGACAATTCAGTTGCTGGTGCGATTCACGGAGTGAACATGGCCTTTGTTGTAGCCGGCATTGTTGCAGCCTTTGGGTTCTTGTTATCATTTGCTGTTAAAAGCCCAAAACCAGCTACGAAGAAAAATTAA
- a CDS encoding tRNA dihydrouridine synthase, which produces MKENFWRELPKPFFVLAPMEDVTNVVFRHVVAEAARPDVFFTEFTNTESYCHPEGIFSVRGRLTFTEDEQPMVAHIWGNKPEHFREMSIGMAKQGFKGVDINMGCPVPNVAAKGKGSGLIRYPDNAAEIIQAAKAGGLPVSVKTRLGYTDLDEWKGWLTHVFEQDIANLSIHLRTKKEMSAVPAHWELIPEIKKLRDEIAPDTLLTINGDIPDRQAGLELAEKYGIDGVMIGRGIFHNPFAFEEEPKEHSPKELFDLLRLHLDLHDKYSTDIEPIAFKPLRRFFKIYVRGVRGVGELRNQLMYTETTDQVRALLDEFEALNKAESSVETNA; this is translated from the coding sequence ATGAAAGAGAATTTTTGGCGTGAATTACCGAAACCATTTTTTGTTTTAGCGCCGATGGAAGATGTGACGAATGTCGTATTTCGCCATGTAGTGGCTGAAGCTGCAAGACCTGATGTGTTTTTTACTGAGTTTACGAATACCGAAAGCTATTGTCATCCGGAAGGAATCTTTAGTGTTCGTGGCCGTTTAACATTTACAGAAGATGAACAGCCAATGGTCGCGCATATATGGGGCAACAAGCCTGAGCATTTCCGAGAAATGAGTATCGGCATGGCTAAGCAAGGTTTTAAAGGTGTCGATATTAACATGGGTTGCCCTGTACCAAACGTAGCTGCTAAAGGAAAAGGCAGCGGGTTGATTCGCTATCCAGATAATGCAGCCGAGATTATTCAAGCAGCTAAAGCAGGTGGCTTACCAGTAAGTGTGAAAACACGACTAGGATACACCGATTTAGATGAATGGAAAGGCTGGCTGACGCATGTATTTGAGCAAGACATTGCGAACTTGTCGATTCATTTGCGTACCAAAAAAGAAATGAGCGCGGTTCCTGCTCATTGGGAACTGATTCCAGAGATTAAAAAACTTCGTGATGAAATCGCACCGGATACACTTTTGACGATCAATGGAGATATTCCAGATCGCCAAGCTGGCTTAGAACTTGCCGAAAAATACGGCATTGATGGTGTTATGATCGGACGTGGAATTTTCCATAACCCGTTTGCTTTTGAAGAAGAGCCAAAAGAACATAGTCCGAAAGAGTTGTTTGATCTACTAAGATTGCATTTGGATCTTCACGATAAATACTCAACCGACATCGAACCCATTGCATTTAAACCGCTTCGCCGCTTCTTCAAAATATATGTGCGCGGTGTCCGTGGCGTTGGCGAATTGAGAAATCAATTGATGTATACCGAAACCACCGACCAAGTCCGGGCATTGTTGGATGAATTTGAAGCGTTGAATAAAGCGGAGAGTTCAGTAGAAACGAATGCGTAA
- a CDS encoding DUF6526 family protein, translating to MKFLKEQSYEKHVRYPRLQLFFWVPLSFVLLITTASYGIYQFMKNGFSMQLLLIFAIIILAIIPGMLARIYALTLQDRLICTEEQLRYFMLTGNRLDSRLTKSQLIALRFAPDAEVVGLAERAVIEELSADDIKKSINMWRADHQRV from the coding sequence GTGAAATTTTTGAAAGAACAATCGTATGAAAAACATGTACGTTACCCAAGGTTACAGCTTTTTTTCTGGGTCCCGTTAAGCTTTGTATTGCTCATAACAACAGCAAGCTATGGTATTTATCAATTTATGAAAAATGGATTTTCAATGCAATTATTATTGATATTTGCAATTATTATCCTCGCAATCATTCCAGGAATGCTCGCAAGAATTTATGCGCTCACTTTACAAGATCGTTTAATTTGTACGGAAGAACAATTGCGCTACTTTATGCTGACAGGAAATCGCTTGGATTCACGTTTAACAAAATCACAACTAATCGCCTTGCGTTTTGCACCTGATGCGGAAGTAGTTGGATTAGCTGAACGTGCAGTAATTGAAGAGTTATCAGCAGACGACATTAAAAAGTCGATTAATATGTGGCGTGCCGATCACCAACGCGTTTAA